One window from the genome of Desulfovibrio psychrotolerans encodes:
- a CDS encoding radical SAM protein: MHYEGDIIRPPSEQDSILLQVATGCPHNRCTFCGAYRDKVFRVKDDAVIQEDIAWAARHLVSMRRLFLCDGDCLALPQDRLVGILQSIRGQLPWVARVGSYGSAASIARKSDTQLAELRSLGLSFIYMGLESGDDAVLRRVGKNTDSARMIEQGRRLNGAGMRLNVTVIAGLGGVEGSLAHARETARVLNALSPDMIGVLSLMLIPGTPLHDEYERGDFLLPDTIGLLHELREMLRGLDMRRGLLLANHASNSLPMTVRLPRDKADALALLDAALEGRVPLKPEHMRTL; encoded by the coding sequence ATGCATTATGAAGGCGATATCATAAGGCCGCCCAGCGAACAGGATTCCATACTGCTGCAGGTGGCGACGGGGTGTCCCCACAACCGGTGTACATTTTGCGGGGCGTACCGTGACAAGGTATTTCGGGTGAAGGATGATGCTGTCATTCAGGAGGATATCGCGTGGGCGGCGCGGCATCTGGTATCCATGCGCAGATTGTTTCTGTGCGACGGCGACTGCCTTGCTTTGCCGCAGGACCGGCTTGTGGGCATATTGCAGAGCATCCGCGGGCAGTTGCCGTGGGTGGCGCGGGTGGGCAGCTACGGCAGCGCCGCATCCATTGCCCGCAAAAGCGATACCCAGCTTGCGGAACTGCGCTCGCTGGGATTGTCGTTCATCTATATGGGGCTTGAATCAGGAGATGATGCCGTGCTGCGCCGGGTGGGCAAAAACACGGACAGTGCCCGGATGATTGAACAGGGCAGGCGGTTGAACGGCGCGGGCATGAGGCTGAATGTTACCGTTATCGCCGGTTTGGGCGGCGTGGAGGGGAGCCTTGCACATGCCAGAGAAACGGCGCGTGTGCTCAACGCCCTTTCGCCGGACATGATAGGCGTGCTGAGCCTGATGCTTATTCCGGGAACACCGCTGCATGACGAGTATGAGCGCGGCGACTTTCTCTTGCCCGATACCATCGGGCTGCTGCATGAACTGCGGGAGATGCTCCGCGGGCTTGACATGCGCAGGGGGTTGCTGCTTGCCAACCATGCTTCCAATTCTCTGCCCATGACCGTGCGCCTGCCGCGCGACAAAGCCGATGCGCTGGCGCTTCTGGATGCCGCGCTGGAGGGCAGGGTGCCGCTGAAACCGGAGCACATGCGCACCTTGTAG
- a CDS encoding carbohydrate ABC transporter permease, producing the protein MNRIHQLYAWLMLLPALVMLFAFTHAPTLSTVWHSLLSPARGGRPQTFAGLSNYRMMLEDDVFWQTLTNNLWYAAGTVPSSIVLAVAMALWVNSGMAGRTLLRLAYFTPTMLPMIAVANIWLFFYTPEVGLFNKLLTLAGQEGINWLGDPKWALRSLMLMTVWKEAGFFMIFYLAALQSLNREMYQAAELEGASCWRIFRRITLPLLMPTTLFVLVNAVLNAFKLVDHLFILTKGGPNNASNLLLYYIYENAFSFFNSTYAATLTVVLLSILILLALVLFGLIERRVHYR; encoded by the coding sequence ATGAATAGAATACACCAGCTGTACGCGTGGCTGATGCTGCTGCCCGCCCTGGTCATGCTCTTCGCCTTCACCCATGCCCCCACGCTGAGCACCGTCTGGCATTCGCTGCTCAGTCCGGCCAGAGGCGGGCGCCCGCAAACCTTCGCCGGGCTTTCCAACTACCGCATGATGCTGGAAGACGATGTTTTCTGGCAGACGCTGACCAACAACCTCTGGTACGCGGCGGGCACAGTCCCCTCCTCCATCGTTCTGGCTGTTGCCATGGCTCTGTGGGTGAACAGCGGCATGGCAGGGCGCACCCTCCTGCGGCTGGCTTATTTCACCCCCACCATGCTGCCCATGATCGCCGTCGCGAACATCTGGCTTTTCTTTTACACTCCGGAAGTCGGCCTCTTCAACAAGCTGCTGACACTGGCAGGGCAGGAAGGCATCAACTGGCTGGGCGACCCCAAATGGGCCCTGCGCAGCCTCATGCTTATGACCGTCTGGAAGGAGGCCGGCTTCTTCATGATCTTCTATCTGGCCGCCCTCCAGTCTCTGAACCGCGAAATGTATCAGGCCGCAGAGCTTGAAGGCGCATCGTGCTGGCGCATCTTCCGCCGCATCACGCTGCCGCTGCTCATGCCCACCACGCTTTTCGTGCTGGTAAACGCCGTGCTGAACGCCTTCAAGCTGGTGGACCACCTGTTTATCCTCACCAAAGGCGGCCCCAACAACGCCAGCAACCTGCTGCTCTACTACATTTACGAAAATGCGTTCAGTTTCTTCAACAGCACCTACGCCGCCACCCTCACCGTTGTGCTGCTGAGCATACTCATCCTTCTGGCTCTCGTGCTGTTCGGACTTATCGAACGCCGGGTCCACTACCGCTGA
- a CDS encoding ABC transporter ATP-binding protein, with product MSLQVRNLSKHWQQTKAVDQIDFAVDKGEFVALLGPSGCGKSTTLKMIAGLESPTNGQILLDGQDITRLPPGKRRLSMVFQSYALFPHLSVRENILFGLKARRVPPEEQRRRLEHVADLVDLGNHLEKKPSQLSGGQCQRVALARAIVAQASLCLMDEPLSNLDAKLRHEMRAEIRSLQQRLGMTVLYVTHDQVEAMSMADRILLIHEGKLVQSGSPEQLYGTPASTFVARFIGNPPMNLLRTENGFLGVRPEHVRCAPDGMQANVVRCDYHGADTIIDATLPAYGMQVIRLRVAGHQILPAHHALTLRWQPEHEHHFCARSGARLQATVSPVFHTTLTKETNHVANR from the coding sequence ATGAGTCTTCAGGTCCGCAACCTCAGCAAACACTGGCAGCAGACCAAGGCCGTTGATCAGATCGACTTTGCCGTGGACAAAGGAGAATTTGTCGCACTGCTCGGTCCGTCAGGATGCGGCAAGTCCACCACGCTAAAAATGATTGCCGGTCTGGAATCCCCCACAAACGGACAAATCCTGCTGGACGGTCAGGACATCACCCGCCTCCCTCCGGGCAAGCGCAGGCTCTCCATGGTCTTCCAGTCCTATGCACTGTTCCCGCACCTCTCCGTGCGCGAAAACATCCTCTTCGGCCTCAAAGCCCGGCGCGTCCCGCCGGAGGAACAACGCAGACGGCTCGAACACGTGGCCGACCTCGTCGATCTGGGCAACCATCTGGAAAAGAAGCCCTCGCAGCTTTCAGGCGGACAATGCCAGCGTGTGGCACTGGCGCGCGCCATCGTGGCACAGGCTTCGTTATGCCTCATGGACGAACCGCTCTCCAACCTTGATGCCAAACTGCGCCATGAAATGCGGGCAGAAATTCGCTCGCTGCAACAGCGGCTGGGCATGACCGTGCTCTATGTCACCCATGATCAGGTAGAGGCCATGAGCATGGCAGACCGCATCCTGCTCATACACGAGGGCAAGCTGGTGCAATCCGGCTCCCCCGAGCAACTGTACGGAACGCCCGCCAGCACATTTGTAGCGCGCTTCATCGGCAACCCTCCCATGAACCTCCTGCGCACGGAAAACGGCTTCCTCGGCGTCAGGCCGGAGCATGTCCGCTGCGCGCCGGATGGCATGCAGGCAAACGTGGTGCGCTGCGATTACCACGGGGCAGACACCATCATAGACGCAACCCTCCCCGCGTACGGGATGCAGGTCATCCGCCTGCGCGTGGCAGGTCACCAGATTCTTCCGGCACACCACGCGCTCACCTTGCGCTGGCAGCCGGAACACGAGCATCATTTCTGCGCGCGCAGCGGTGCTCGGCTTCAGGCAACTGTTTCCCCTGTCTTTCACACCACTTTGACCAAGGAGACCAATCATGTTGCGAATCGGTAA
- a CDS encoding Bax inhibitor-1/YccA family protein — protein sequence MFGRTVSAPGVRRVELVNTFMRGVYGWMTAGLGVTAATALAVASSETMLNLIFGNTLLLLVLFFGQIGLVLYLSARVSKLSASAATGLFLAYSALNGVTLSAILLVYAQSTIFNAFFTAAGMFAAMSIYGMTTKRDLTGMGQFMMMGLFGIIIAMIINMFLGSSAMDMMISVIGVIIFTGLTAYDSQKLRYMGETMPMDDATAVRRGTILGALTLYLDFINLFLFLLRLFGGSRD from the coding sequence ATGTTCGGTAGGACTGTCAGCGCACCCGGCGTACGCCGTGTGGAACTGGTCAATACTTTCATGCGGGGTGTTTACGGCTGGATGACGGCCGGTCTGGGCGTAACCGCTGCCACAGCGCTTGCTGTGGCCAGCAGCGAGACCATGCTCAATCTTATTTTCGGCAATACCCTGCTGCTGTTGGTGCTCTTTTTCGGGCAGATCGGCCTGGTGCTGTATCTGAGCGCCCGTGTGAGCAAGCTTTCCGCCTCTGCCGCCACGGGGCTGTTCCTTGCGTACAGTGCGCTGAACGGCGTGACACTTTCTGCCATTCTGCTGGTGTATGCGCAGAGCACCATATTTAATGCGTTTTTCACGGCGGCCGGTATGTTTGCCGCCATGTCCATTTATGGCATGACCACCAAGCGTGACCTGACCGGAATGGGTCAGTTCATGATGATGGGGCTTTTCGGCATCATCATTGCCATGATCATCAACATGTTCCTTGGCAGTTCCGCCATGGACATGATGATAAGCGTCATCGGCGTGATCATCTTCACCGGCCTTACCGCCTATGACAGCCAGAAGCTGCGCTACATGGGCGAGACCATGCCTATGGACGATGCCACAGCCGTGCGGAGAGGCACCATTCTTGGAGCCCTGACCTTGTATCTGGATTTCATCAACCTTTTCCTTTTCCTGCTGCGGCTCTTCGGCGGGTCGAGAGACTAG
- a CDS encoding carbohydrate ABC transporter permease — translation MQTLSRLLSTSAAWLLGLLWILPLLYAVWAAIHPGEYATRFDLLAPLTFDNFTTAWKHAPFMRFMLNTVIITGLILAFQLVLCTLAGYALARMPFRGASVVFGLILLQLMVMPEILIVENYRTLAGLGLIDTHIGVGLPYMASAFGIFLLRQTFRTVPQDLEDAARLEGCTRLGVLWKVFVPLARPTYLAYGLVSVSHHWNNFLWPLVVTNTERSRPLTVGMAIFGAPESGVDWPVICAGTLIAVGPLLAVFLIFQRQFVQSFMHTGLK, via the coding sequence ATGCAAACACTCTCCCGTCTCCTTTCCACGTCCGCCGCATGGCTGCTGGGCCTGCTGTGGATACTGCCCCTGCTTTACGCCGTATGGGCCGCCATCCATCCCGGTGAATACGCCACCCGCTTCGACCTGCTGGCCCCGCTCACGTTCGACAACTTCACCACGGCATGGAAGCATGCCCCGTTCATGCGCTTCATGCTGAACACGGTCATCATCACGGGCCTGATTCTTGCCTTTCAGCTTGTGCTCTGCACCTTGGCGGGCTACGCCCTTGCGCGCATGCCCTTCCGGGGGGCAAGCGTGGTCTTCGGCCTCATCCTGCTGCAACTCATGGTCATGCCGGAAATTCTCATCGTGGAAAACTACCGCACCCTTGCGGGTCTGGGCCTCATAGACACCCACATAGGCGTGGGACTACCCTACATGGCAAGCGCCTTCGGCATCTTTCTGCTGCGCCAGACCTTCCGCACCGTGCCGCAAGACCTGGAAGACGCCGCGCGGCTGGAAGGCTGCACCCGCCTGGGCGTGCTGTGGAAGGTCTTCGTTCCCCTTGCGCGCCCCACCTATCTTGCCTACGGTCTGGTTTCCGTGAGCCATCACTGGAACAACTTTCTCTGGCCGCTGGTGGTCACAAACACGGAACGCAGCCGCCCGCTCACGGTGGGCATGGCCATTTTCGGTGCGCCGGAGTCCGGCGTGGACTGGCCCGTCATCTGCGCGGGCACCCTCATCGCCGTGGGACCACTGCTGGCCGTGTTCCTGATCTTCCAACGGCAGTTTGTACAATCCTTCATGCACACAGGACTCAAATGA
- a CDS encoding ABC transporter substrate-binding protein produces the protein MLRIGKRLLLVALALLAFGTAAQAKTELTMYYPVAVGGPLTSVVDGMIQDFERNNPDVKVNAIYAGNYNDARVKALAALKGGQPAQLSVLFSIDVHELMELDAIMPFDDVVETDDERQWLQSFYPALMENGIVNGKVYGIPFQRSTIVMYYNKDAFREAGLNPEQPPKNWDEMAQMGQKLTKKDASGRVERWGVMIPSTGYPYWMFGALAKQNGEVLMNGAGNEVYFNKPGVVEALTYWRDLSAKHGIMPQGAIDWGTLRQNFMEQKTAIMWHSTGNLTAVKESATFDFGVAFLPAHKNYGSPTGGGNFYIFKQSTPEERKAAIRLVRHMTNPEQAALWSIATGYMGVSPASYETQALKTYVADFPAAAVARDQLQYATAELSTHQSGRVRKLLDDAIQSVLNGEKQPQEALDAAQKQAERILSGY, from the coding sequence ATGTTGCGAATCGGTAAACGCCTGCTGCTCGTTGCCCTTGCCCTGCTGGCATTCGGCACTGCGGCGCAGGCAAAAACAGAACTGACAATGTACTACCCTGTGGCCGTGGGCGGCCCGCTGACCAGCGTTGTGGACGGCATGATTCAGGATTTTGAACGCAACAACCCCGACGTAAAGGTCAACGCCATCTACGCAGGCAACTACAACGATGCCCGTGTCAAGGCATTGGCCGCGCTCAAGGGCGGCCAGCCCGCTCAGCTTTCCGTGCTCTTCTCCATAGACGTGCATGAACTTATGGAACTGGACGCCATCATGCCTTTTGACGACGTGGTGGAAACCGATGACGAGCGTCAGTGGCTGCAAAGCTTCTACCCCGCCCTTATGGAAAACGGCATCGTAAACGGCAAGGTCTACGGCATTCCGTTCCAGCGTTCCACCATCGTTATGTACTACAACAAGGATGCGTTCCGCGAAGCCGGGCTTAATCCCGAACAGCCGCCCAAGAATTGGGATGAAATGGCGCAGATGGGCCAGAAGCTGACCAAAAAGGATGCCTCCGGCCGCGTGGAACGGTGGGGCGTCATGATCCCTTCCACCGGTTATCCCTACTGGATGTTCGGAGCACTGGCCAAACAGAACGGCGAAGTGCTCATGAACGGCGCAGGCAACGAGGTCTATTTCAACAAGCCCGGCGTGGTGGAAGCCCTCACCTACTGGCGCGACCTGAGCGCCAAGCACGGCATCATGCCGCAGGGAGCCATAGACTGGGGCACCCTTCGCCAGAACTTCATGGAACAGAAAACCGCCATCATGTGGCATTCCACCGGCAACCTCACAGCGGTCAAGGAAAGCGCCACCTTTGATTTCGGCGTCGCCTTTCTGCCCGCGCACAAAAACTACGGATCTCCCACCGGCGGCGGTAACTTCTACATCTTCAAGCAGTCCACTCCGGAAGAACGCAAGGCAGCCATCCGGCTTGTCCGCCATATGACAAACCCGGAACAGGCAGCCCTGTGGAGCATTGCCACGGGCTACATGGGCGTCAGCCCCGCTTCGTATGAAACGCAGGCCCTCAAGACGTATGTGGCAGACTTCCCTGCGGCAGCGGTTGCCCGCGACCAGTTGCAGTACGCCACGGCAGAACTGTCCACCCACCAGTCCGGCCGCGTGCGCAAGCTGCTGGATGACGCCATCCAGTCCGTGCTGAACGGCGAAAAGCAGCCGCAGGAAGCGCTGGACGCAGCACAAAAGCAGGCAGAACGCATCCTCTCCGGCTATTAA
- a CDS encoding HD domain-containing phosphohydrolase → MSASQDTTPRNDIGNAPASAQDQLNRRVLFVDDESNILDSFRRTLRKRFDVTTASGPLSGLDTIRDHPAFAVVVSDLRMPKMNGVEFLSRVRSLSPDSVRIMLTAHADVEAAVAAVNDGAVFRFLTKPCQTETLIRAIEAGMEHYRLVNAERDLLRGTLRGSINVLTEVLALTNPEAFGRSQRIKGHMSALAKRFDRPDAWKLDLAAMLSQIGCVTLTSDMLHKKLAGGKLSADEKELLANHPDVGYNLLKHIPRLHDVAEMVRQQNTSLSENRQISFGARALKILLDYDARLQSGAQPDDALNDMLPAHDVYDSTILLAFAEMIRGSAPRSSRQLYLEDLRPGMVTAQNIETRDGTLLATAGQELSDASVSRIRNFARAYGLDEPLSILHSPDTEE, encoded by the coding sequence ATGAGCGCATCGCAAGACACCACCCCCCGCAACGACATCGGCAACGCTCCGGCTTCCGCGCAGGACCAGTTGAACCGCCGGGTGCTCTTCGTGGATGACGAAAGCAATATTCTGGACAGCTTCCGCCGCACGCTCCGCAAGCGGTTCGACGTCACCACCGCGTCCGGGCCCCTTTCAGGGCTGGATACCATACGCGACCATCCCGCCTTCGCGGTGGTGGTTTCCGACCTGCGCATGCCAAAAATGAACGGGGTGGAATTTCTCAGCAGAGTCAGAAGCCTCTCGCCGGACTCCGTGCGCATCATGCTCACCGCCCATGCGGATGTGGAAGCAGCCGTGGCGGCGGTAAACGATGGCGCCGTGTTCAGGTTTCTCACCAAGCCCTGCCAGACAGAAACCCTCATCCGCGCCATAGAAGCGGGCATGGAGCATTACCGTCTCGTCAACGCAGAACGCGACCTGCTGCGGGGAACGCTGCGCGGCTCCATAAACGTGCTCACAGAGGTGCTTGCCCTTACCAACCCGGAAGCCTTCGGGCGCAGCCAGCGCATAAAGGGTCACATGTCTGCGCTGGCAAAGCGGTTCGACCGCCCGGACGCATGGAAGCTGGACCTTGCCGCCATGCTCAGCCAGATAGGCTGCGTCACCCTCACATCCGACATGCTGCACAAGAAGCTGGCAGGCGGCAAGCTCTCTGCAGATGAAAAGGAGCTGCTCGCCAACCACCCGGATGTGGGCTATAATCTGTTGAAGCACATCCCCCGACTGCACGATGTGGCGGAGATGGTCCGCCAGCAGAACACGTCCCTCTCGGAAAACAGGCAGATTTCCTTCGGCGCAAGAGCACTCAAAATCCTTCTGGACTACGATGCCCGCCTCCAGAGCGGCGCGCAACCGGACGATGCCCTGAATGATATGCTCCCCGCGCACGATGTGTACGACTCCACCATCCTGCTCGCCTTTGCGGAGATGATACGCGGCAGTGCCCCCCGTTCCAGCCGACAACTCTATCTGGAGGACCTGCGCCCCGGCATGGTCACCGCCCAAAATATTGAAACACGCGATGGCACCCTGCTCGCCACAGCCGGGCAGGAACTTTCAGATGCAAGCGTCTCCCGCATCCGCAACTTCGCCCGCGCCTACGGGCTGGACGAACCGCTGTCCATACTCCATTCCCCGGATACAGAGGAGTAG
- a CDS encoding DeoR/GlpR family DNA-binding transcription regulator, whose product MPLSERQTQILARLQHAGGSLSSSELTDTFGVSVQTIRKDLNELSNQGLVQRVHGGITLPNRNLSFSNRQVINLEAKRAIARAVAASLPEGACIFLGIGTTPQQVALALLDHPGLQVITNNLNAAMTLCHNPRIETLLAGGRVRPSDQDMTGEDTTAFLRRFRVNFGIFGIGGLSARGDLMDFSPEESHISRAIIECSEQRILVADSSKYLRNAPVRSGSLSDVHLYVTESICPSVAALLEQAGTELLCAGSGGVRTASKTGRTARRQEMEP is encoded by the coding sequence GTGCCTCTTTCCGAACGCCAGACCCAGATCCTCGCCCGCCTTCAGCATGCGGGCGGCAGCCTTTCCAGTTCGGAACTTACCGATACCTTTGGCGTCTCCGTGCAGACCATCCGCAAAGACCTGAACGAACTCAGCAATCAGGGGCTTGTGCAGCGTGTCCACGGCGGCATCACCCTGCCCAACCGTAACCTCTCATTCAGCAACCGGCAGGTCATCAATCTGGAAGCCAAACGGGCCATTGCCCGTGCCGTTGCTGCAAGCCTGCCGGAAGGAGCCTGCATCTTCCTCGGCATCGGCACCACGCCGCAGCAGGTGGCGCTGGCACTGCTGGACCATCCGGGCCTGCAGGTCATCACCAACAACCTGAATGCAGCCATGACACTGTGCCATAATCCCCGTATCGAAACCCTTCTTGCAGGCGGCAGGGTGCGCCCCTCCGATCAGGACATGACGGGCGAAGATACCACAGCTTTTCTGCGCCGCTTCCGGGTCAACTTCGGCATCTTCGGCATCGGCGGTTTGAGCGCGCGGGGCGACCTCATGGACTTTTCCCCGGAAGAATCCCACATCTCCCGCGCCATCATCGAATGCAGCGAACAGCGCATCCTCGTGGCAGACAGCAGCAAATACCTGCGCAACGCCCCGGTGCGCTCCGGATCGCTGAGTGATGTGCACCTTTACGTCACCGAATCAATCTGCCCGTCCGTGGCAGCGTTACTGGAACAGGCTGGCACGGAATTGCTGTGCGCAGGCTCCGGCGGCGTCCGCACCGCATCAAAGACAGGCCGCACAGCACGGCGGCAGGAGATGGAACCATGA